The Myxocyprinus asiaticus isolate MX2 ecotype Aquarium Trade chromosome 26, UBuf_Myxa_2, whole genome shotgun sequence genome has a window encoding:
- the LOC127416954 gene encoding 2-hydroxyacyl-CoA lyase 2 isoform X3, whose protein sequence is MDIGVFLGCSLGAALGALLFAASKLGLLYQLFHKTEKKSPRHGGESVAEVLRAHGVKFVFTLVGGHISPILVACEKLGIRIVDTRHEATAVFAADAVARLSGTVGVAAVTAGPGLTNTVTAVKNAQMAESPLLLIGGAAATLLQGRGALQDIDQMSLFKPLCKFCASVRTVREIVPTVRKALAIAQSGTPGPVFIEFPIDTLYPYHVVEKEFAPKNTPKGLMGKIIAWYLHNHLSNLFAGAWETCDLSPLPVHIPQATEDEIQRCVELVSRAKKPVILLGSQATLPPTPVDDIRNALESLGVPCFLGGMSRGMLGKNSPLHIRQNRRDALKDADVVLLAGTVCDFRLSYGRVLNRRSKIVAVNRDKSQLLKNSDMFWKPTVAIQGDAGSFLLRLSKALKGHKCPEEWPQSLKEGDHIKEKTNRTKADEKTERHLNPLKVLHWVDELLAEDSIIVADGGDFVGSAAYIMRPRGPLRWLDPGAFGTLGVGGGFALGAKLCRPDSEGLLCLFNRYGSFMAMVP, encoded by the exons ATGGACATTGGTGTGTTTTTGGGCTGCTCTCTGGGAGCTGCTCTTGGGGCGCTGCTCTTTGCAGCTAGTAAACTTGGTTTACTTTACCAGCTATTTCATAAG ACAGAGAAAAAGAGCCCTCGGCATGGAGGGGAGAGTGTGGCGGAGGTTCTGCGGGCTCATGGGGTGAAGTTTGTCTTCACATTGGTGGGAGGACACATCTCACCCATCCTGGTGGCCTGTGAGAAACTGGGAATCCGCATTGTTGACACCCGCCACGAGGCCACAGCTGTGTTTGCTGCTGATGCTGTGGCAAGACTTTCTG GCACAGTCGGTGTGGCTGCAGTAACAGCAGGACCAGGGCTGACTAACACAGTGACTGCAGTGAAGAATGCTCAGATGGCTGAATCACCGCTGCTTCTTATTGGTGGTGCTGCCGCTACTCTCCTGCAG GGTAGAGGTGCCCTGCAGGATATTGACCAAATGTCACTCTTCAAGCCCCTCTGTAAGTTCTGTGCTTCAGTGAGGACTGTGAGAGAAATTGTTCCTACTGTAAGAAAAGCTTTGGCCATCGCACAGTCTGGCACACCAG GCCCAGTGTTTATTGAGTTTCCCATAGACACGCTCTACCCTTACCATGTGGTGGAAAAAGAGTTTGCCCCTAAAAACACACCCAAAGGGCTGATGGGGAAAATCATTGCATG GTATCTTCATAATCACTTATCTAACTTGTTTGCTGGAGCTTGGGAAACCTGTGATTTGTCCCCACTTCCTGTTCACATCCCTCAGGCCACAGAGGATGAG ATCCAAAGGTGTGTGGAATTGGTAAGCAGAGCTAAGAAACCTGTCATACTGTTAGGCAGTCAGGCAACCTTACCCCCAACACCTGTGGACGATATCAG AAATGCCTTGGAATCGTTAGGTGTTCCCTGCTTCCTGGGCGGAATGTCTCGAGGCATGCTGGGAAAGAACAGTCCACTGCACATCAGACAGAACAGGAGAGATGCCTTGAAAGATGCTGACGTTGTGTTGCTGGCAG GCACGGTGTGTGACTTCAGACTGAGTTATGGACGGGTGCTGAACAGACGGAGTAAAATTGTTGCAGTCAACAGAGACAAGAGTCAGCTATTGAAGAACTCAGACATGTTCTGGAAACCAACAGTGGCCATTCAGG GTGACGCTGGCTCTTTCCTCCTGCGTCTCTCAAAAGCCCTAAAGGGCCACAAGTGCCCAGAGGAATGGCCTCAGAGCCTAAAGGAGGGAGATCACATTAAAGAGAAAACTAACAG AACGAAAGCAGATGAGAAGACAGAGAGGCATTTGAACCCTTTGAAAGTTTTGCACTGGGTGGATGAGCTGTTGGCTGAGGACAGCATCATAGTGGCAGATGGGGGGGATTTTGTTGGCAGTGCTGCATACATCATGAGGCCACGGGGCCCTCTGCGCTGGCTGGACCCAG GGGCTTTTGGGACTCTGGGTGTGGGAGGAGGGTTTGCACTGGGAGCAAAGCTTTGTCGACCTGACTCCGAG GGCTTGCTATGTCTTTTTAACAGGTATGGATCATTTATGGCGATGGTTCCCTAG